The following are encoded together in the Methanosarcina flavescens genome:
- a CDS encoding nickel-dependent hydrogenase large subunit, with product MVNVTVDPLTRIEGHQRVSTEVDANGVITDAQSSSLIFRGFERILQKQDPRDAAFLTQRICGVCPISHGITATNALDDLYGVAEHVPKDALVMRNILQGLNMIASHATHIYVLWGPDLSNPAYRDVLTTLGDTGNAVWKEMVGRFAPISYKIDGTAVPAGSSYLAAIPEKKRLHEAIALIAGRMPGPASLYPGGYTYPATVADITKLSTYYLEVMDFVSKHTLRVPFDTWIENTYKASSPQKAVSFVTEHLQGLVDKSTTSNDFSKEAGWGDVEFYAAFGSELVGETLLGLPASLKLDTIGGYKDPSKICFVSYGGYYKPKDGYDPRSPAGDRIFTSGVVSGNLEYLKFDPDKITESTAHSFYDNSNNDLPPLKGETVPFTDPDKIVYTGGSDSQYSWDKAPRYDGIPGEVGPLARMLNIKEPLVTGLAQALAENGYSPANVYTRMLARMQEVAVLAYELLNWVTVDYEPGGKISVPVDLNAAKNNQGMGLWEAPRGALGHWVSAGSDGKVTNYQCIVPGTWLMSPRDSKGIPGPLEQSLIGSKINPVGDVDYTNPIGIYHMGRSYDPCISCAVHTIDLTGKRAPNTLRIL from the coding sequence ATGGTAAATGTTACAGTTGATCCCTTAACCAGAATTGAAGGCCACCAGCGCGTATCTACTGAAGTAGATGCTAATGGTGTCATAACTGATGCCCAGTCATCTTCCCTTATATTCAGAGGTTTTGAGCGCATTTTGCAGAAACAGGACCCAAGAGACGCAGCCTTTCTTACCCAGAGAATTTGTGGTGTCTGTCCTATTTCTCATGGAATAACAGCCACAAACGCCCTCGACGACCTTTATGGCGTCGCTGAACATGTTCCTAAAGATGCTCTTGTAATGAGGAACATACTCCAGGGACTGAACATGATTGCAAGCCATGCAACCCATATCTATGTGCTCTGGGGCCCTGACCTCTCAAACCCAGCGTACAGAGATGTTCTTACAACTCTGGGAGACACTGGAAACGCAGTCTGGAAAGAAATGGTTGGAAGGTTTGCCCCAATTAGCTACAAGATAGATGGCACGGCTGTACCTGCGGGAAGTTCATATCTGGCAGCAATTCCTGAAAAGAAGCGTCTTCATGAGGCTATTGCACTTATTGCCGGTAGAATGCCTGGCCCTGCATCCCTTTATCCAGGTGGATATACCTACCCGGCTACTGTTGCAGATATAACCAAACTTTCCACCTACTATCTGGAGGTCATGGACTTCGTATCCAAGCATACTCTGAGAGTTCCATTCGATACCTGGATAGAAAATACCTATAAGGCAAGCTCTCCTCAGAAAGCAGTAAGCTTTGTTACTGAACATCTCCAGGGTCTTGTTGACAAATCAACTACATCCAATGATTTCTCCAAAGAGGCAGGTTGGGGAGACGTGGAATTTTATGCAGCTTTTGGTTCCGAACTTGTAGGAGAAACACTCCTTGGCCTTCCAGCAAGCCTTAAACTTGATACAATCGGTGGGTACAAGGATCCCTCAAAGATCTGCTTTGTTTCATATGGTGGATATTACAAGCCCAAAGACGGATACGACCCGAGGAGCCCGGCAGGAGACCGTATTTTCACCTCAGGTGTGGTATCAGGTAATCTCGAATACCTGAAATTTGATCCAGACAAGATTACGGAGAGTACTGCTCACTCCTTCTACGATAATAGTAATAACGACCTCCCACCATTAAAAGGCGAAACCGTTCCGTTTACGGATCCAGATAAAATCGTCTACACAGGAGGCTCGGATAGCCAGTACAGCTGGGATAAGGCTCCGAGATACGACGGAATTCCAGGTGAAGTCGGGCCTCTTGCACGCATGCTGAATATAAAAGAGCCGCTTGTAACCGGTCTGGCTCAGGCCTTGGCTGAGAACGGCTACTCTCCAGCTAATGTATACACCAGAATGCTGGCTCGTATGCAGGAAGTTGCAGTTCTCGCATATGAACTTCTCAACTGGGTAACAGTTGACTATGAGCCAGGAGGAAAGATCTCCGTGCCTGTAGACCTTAATGCAGCTAAGAATAACCAGGGAATGGGCTTATGGGAAGCACCTCGTGGAGCTCTCGGACACTGGGTCTCTGCTGGAAGCGATGGAAAGGTCACTAACTATCAGTGTATAGTTCCGGGTACCTGGTTAATGTCCCCAAGAGACAGCAAAGGCATACCTGGCCCGCTTGAACAGTCCCTCATTGGTTCAAAAATTAACCCCGTCGGAGATGTCGATTATACCAATCCAATTGGTATCTACCATATGGGCAGATCCTATGATCCTTGCATCTCATGTGCAGTCCACACCATTGACCTGACTGGGAAGCGTGCTCCAAATACTCTAAGAATACTTTAA
- a CDS encoding cytochrome b: MKSNNNRSMVVERYTITDRIAHTVHAIAMIVLIITGLKIYTGWDFMSFSTARALHMIMVPFLLAVNWILIPYNIFSEGRGVFGKISHFTDHYIFGPKDAVRLGGIIKNFFRKGRYPAYSIYDEEKGHYETKLHPVMKILIVFEGTAIFLIAVSGIVLYKLDWSVFGLPIGSWILSIGNLIAPYFDLTAIQFYRILHLALTYWFIFELVVHVGILEFDPNVWKYYKAIFWSGKEDFSDPHYSEYIEKYSRFDAKEKKHSKH; this comes from the coding sequence ATGAAATCTAATAACAACCGGTCAATGGTTGTTGAGCGCTATACAATAACTGACAGGATAGCTCATACTGTCCATGCTATTGCGATGATAGTGCTCATCATTACCGGGTTAAAGATCTATACGGGATGGGACTTTATGAGTTTCAGTACTGCCCGTGCCCTTCACATGATAATGGTTCCGTTCCTGCTTGCAGTGAACTGGATCCTTATCCCATACAATATTTTTTCCGAAGGTCGTGGAGTATTCGGAAAGATCTCGCATTTTACGGATCACTATATTTTTGGTCCTAAGGATGCAGTGCGCCTGGGTGGTATAATTAAAAACTTCTTCAGGAAGGGCAGGTATCCTGCCTATTCCATCTATGATGAAGAAAAAGGTCACTACGAGACCAAACTTCATCCCGTAATGAAGATCCTGATTGTATTTGAGGGTACAGCAATCTTCCTGATTGCGGTTTCAGGCATTGTACTGTATAAGCTTGACTGGTCAGTCTTCGGGCTGCCAATAGGGTCATGGATTCTTTCGATCGGAAACTTAATTGCGCCTTACTTCGATTTGACTGCTATTCAATTCTACAGAATACTTCACCTGGCGTTGACTTACTGGTTTATCTTTGAACTGGTAGTGCATGTGGGTATTCTGGAGTTTGACCCTAATGTCTGGAAGTACTATAAAGCTATCTTCTGGTCAGGAAAAGAAGATTTCTCAGACCCTCACTACTCAGAGTACATAGAGAAATATTCAAGGTTTGATGCCAAGGAAAAAAAGCACTCAAAACACTGA
- a CDS encoding hydrogenase maturation protease, producing MSILHAPVRILGCGSPLMGNDGIGLKVIEALHKTELKDLKDLDIEDAGVCGLDLLNLLEGARKVIIVDAILADSPPGTVHRIEGKDLLDGTEPHPLVSMHDLTITDVLKIGEQVQSLPEVVAIGIEIGSPVTEITQEISPNVLNGVDKAILLIKEEVYSSL from the coding sequence ATGTCTATATTACATGCTCCAGTCCGCATCCTGGGATGCGGAAGTCCATTAATGGGAAATGACGGTATTGGTCTCAAAGTGATTGAGGCCCTTCACAAAACCGAACTTAAAGACCTCAAAGACCTTGATATCGAGGATGCAGGTGTCTGCGGACTTGATCTCTTAAACCTGCTCGAAGGTGCCAGGAAAGTCATTATAGTGGATGCAATTCTGGCAGACAGCCCTCCTGGTACAGTACACCGTATAGAAGGAAAGGACTTACTGGATGGTACCGAGCCTCACCCTCTGGTTTCGATGCATGACCTTACAATTACTGATGTATTGAAAATAGGAGAACAGGTCCAATCGCTTCCGGAAGTCGTAGCTATTGGAATTGAGATAGGTTCTCCCGTTACTGAGATTACACAGGAGATAAGCCCCAATGTGCTTAATGGCGTGGATAAGGCCATACTGCTTATCAAAGAAGAAGTCTATTCCTCGCTTTAA
- a CDS encoding peptidoglycan-binding domain-containing protein, whose product MTIGDGHDLRSPRFAGDEVLEACYDNERVLQRGDSGSAVRKVQQALIFLGIPVPETGASGTFDEETELAVRSYQEARGLRVDGIVGPETIGSLDEEFVTGTPEALPSTEPKVSDVPSPLFPESPVRTPRASPVGPAKAPEVPPVEAPKAPRVSAPAVKIPQPPEVPVAEPPLMATQAVPIDQPQVRVTKPITPPVTQLPHTVDSQGRKFLTAGTWRGSNYSFGAEAGKSIRLELRNLKTNESSVRIKTSTGEYRESVLLPDTLMNLEFSAVSEPIIWRFYIETDREDSLIEWKLYSNWVPGKPE is encoded by the coding sequence ATGACTATTGGGGATGGTCACGACTTAAGATCGCCGAGATTTGCAGGCGATGAGGTTCTGGAGGCTTGTTATGACAACGAAAGAGTTCTCCAGAGAGGGGATAGCGGCTCAGCAGTAAGAAAAGTTCAGCAGGCTCTTATATTCCTGGGTATTCCTGTGCCCGAAACTGGAGCCAGCGGTACTTTTGATGAAGAAACCGAACTGGCAGTCAGAAGCTACCAGGAGGCACGCGGACTGAGGGTTGACGGTATTGTGGGGCCAGAGACTATAGGAAGCCTGGATGAAGAGTTTGTCACAGGCACGCCTGAGGCTTTACCATCAACAGAGCCAAAGGTATCGGATGTTCCGAGTCCTTTATTCCCGGAATCTCCGGTTCGGACACCAAGGGCATCTCCGGTTGGACCAGCAAAGGCACCTGAAGTCCCACCGGTAGAAGCGCCCAAGGCTCCACGAGTATCGGCGCCTGCAGTCAAAATACCTCAACCTCCTGAAGTACCGGTAGCTGAACCTCCACTGATGGCAACGCAGGCAGTTCCGATCGATCAACCCCAGGTTCGTGTAACTAAACCGATTACTCCACCTGTGACCCAACTACCCCATACAGTTGATAGTCAGGGGCGCAAATTCCTTACTGCAGGGACCTGGAGAGGGAGCAACTATTCTTTTGGAGCTGAAGCCGGCAAATCAATACGCCTTGAGTTGAGAAACCTCAAGACCAACGAATCAAGCGTCCGGATAAAAACGAGCACAGGAGAATACAGAGAATCCGTACTTCTACCTGACACCCTCATGAATTTGGAATTTTCCGCAGTAAGTGAACCCATTATATGGAGATTTTACATTGAAACAGACAGGGAGGATTCTTTAATCGAGTGGAAGCTTTATAGCAATTGGGTACCGGGAAAACCCGAATAA
- a CDS encoding hydrogenase small subunit, producing the protein MNNESLLEKFKNLDFIKMDRRTFIKAVGAMGASLFLQIYKSDIAKAFNGLPETKVLWLHGVMDSGCSISMLDGENPDILEFLQLFNLNLLYHEVLMMQQGIFVDGQLANTSDLNSEVLLEEILENERGYVLIAEGAIANGPHGSGKYMVLGGKIYRDVFERAARNASVIVAIGQCATNSGVNAAESEINDLMDHRGVAFTREDSSKGIVDLLGIDTPVVNVNGCPAHPDWVFLTVGAIALGKIRVPDDLPEVLDRWYRPKVFYPPDYTVHDNCPRRGFYDRGEFETTVGGPKCLWKLGCKGPYSHADCATRRWNGHINFCPQAGSPCIGCVQPGFPDSTRPFYVEIEDAGIVNTNLDTIAGVAIAGGLIAAGAHALRRTVLRKPEEKEGTTEESALERAGGEK; encoded by the coding sequence ATGAATAATGAGAGTTTACTTGAAAAGTTTAAAAATCTCGATTTCATAAAAATGGACCGACGGACATTTATAAAGGCTGTAGGGGCAATGGGGGCTTCGCTATTTCTGCAAATCTATAAAAGCGATATCGCTAAAGCCTTTAATGGGCTACCTGAAACCAAAGTACTCTGGCTTCACGGGGTAATGGACTCGGGATGTAGCATCTCAATGCTGGACGGAGAAAACCCGGACATACTGGAATTTCTCCAGCTTTTTAACCTCAACCTGCTTTACCATGAGGTACTGATGATGCAACAAGGAATCTTCGTAGATGGACAACTTGCAAATACGAGTGATCTGAACTCTGAAGTCCTGCTGGAAGAAATTCTGGAAAACGAAAGAGGCTATGTGCTTATTGCAGAAGGTGCAATCGCAAACGGGCCTCATGGTTCCGGGAAATACATGGTTCTCGGAGGAAAGATCTACAGGGATGTTTTCGAAAGAGCTGCGAGAAACGCCTCAGTAATTGTTGCAATCGGGCAGTGTGCAACCAACAGTGGAGTAAATGCCGCTGAAAGTGAGATCAATGATCTCATGGACCATCGTGGAGTTGCTTTTACTCGGGAAGACTCGTCAAAAGGAATTGTAGATCTGCTAGGGATAGATACGCCCGTTGTCAATGTTAACGGTTGTCCTGCCCATCCTGACTGGGTATTTTTAACCGTAGGCGCAATCGCCCTTGGGAAAATCAGGGTGCCTGACGATTTACCTGAAGTATTGGATAGGTGGTATCGTCCTAAGGTTTTCTACCCCCCAGACTACACAGTGCATGATAACTGCCCGCGACGTGGGTTTTATGACCGTGGAGAATTTGAGACTACAGTAGGCGGACCAAAATGCCTCTGGAAACTTGGATGCAAGGGACCTTACTCTCACGCAGACTGTGCCACACGCCGCTGGAACGGCCATATCAATTTCTGTCCGCAGGCTGGCTCTCCATGCATAGGCTGCGTACAGCCAGGTTTTCCGGATAGCACCAGGCCTTTCTATGTGGAGATAGAAGACGCCGGAATCGTCAATACTAACCTCGATACCATAGCAGGGGTAGCAATAGCAGGGGGGCTTATTGCTGCAGGTGCCCATGCCTTAAGAAGGACAGTTTTGAGAAAGCCAGAGGAAAAGGAAGGCACCACTGAAGAAAGCGCATTAGAGAGGGCAGGAGGTGAAAAATAA
- a CDS encoding nickel-dependent hydrogenase large subunit yields the protein MVEVTVDPLSRIEGHYRINTEVSEDGVITDAQSNGLVFRGFERALQHHDPRDAALFTMRICGVCPVCHSITAANALDDLFGVADQVPKNALVMRNVHQAMNFIASHAAHIYVLWGPDLANPAYRDLLTQYGDVGNAVWGELSGRFMPLVNQERGTRYPAGSSYVAALREFRRLHEGIALIAGKMPHPVLQHVGGVVYSPTVADIQKLISYISQTAKFVENFTLGVPPETWIENTYRASSPESAVNFVIERLQELLDDSLNSNDFSHASGWGDVPLFAAFGSELVGETLLGLPVSLKLDRSGGYKDPNTIGFLSYGVFFKPENGDGYDPTSPAEDKVIPSGYMNGNLQLEKFDHRKISENITHAFYIDEEADRPPWNGVTNPEDNPDEIDYTRGSESRYSWVKAPNYSGIPCEVGPLARLLVMGEPLITGLARTFQENGYSPANNYTRMLARMQEILIVIPELLKWLSQDLEAGGKVAVHTELSMARDSEGMGLWEAPRGALGHWVATDSDSMTTLYQAVVPSTWNLAPRNGQGIPGPAEQALIGTKISAAENALGVDYANPLGILHTARSYDPCLACAIHTIDITGKNPDHIIRVV from the coding sequence ATGGTAGAGGTAACCGTAGATCCCCTTTCAAGAATTGAAGGGCATTACAGGATCAATACTGAGGTCAGTGAGGACGGCGTGATTACTGACGCTCAGAGCAATGGCCTGGTTTTCAGGGGTTTTGAGAGGGCTCTTCAACACCATGATCCCAGGGATGCAGCTCTCTTTACCATGAGAATCTGCGGGGTCTGTCCGGTTTGTCACAGTATAACTGCAGCAAATGCTCTGGATGACCTTTTCGGGGTTGCAGACCAGGTTCCCAAAAATGCCCTTGTTATGCGGAATGTTCATCAGGCAATGAATTTTATAGCCAGCCATGCAGCTCATATTTATGTGCTCTGGGGTCCGGATCTTGCAAATCCCGCTTACCGAGATCTTCTCACACAATACGGAGATGTTGGAAATGCTGTATGGGGAGAGTTATCCGGACGTTTTATGCCTCTTGTAAACCAGGAGAGAGGTACCCGTTATCCTGCCGGTTCTTCCTATGTTGCTGCTCTCAGGGAGTTCCGCCGCCTTCACGAAGGTATTGCTCTCATTGCAGGCAAAATGCCTCATCCCGTGCTGCAGCATGTCGGAGGGGTGGTTTACTCTCCAACTGTTGCAGATATTCAGAAACTTATCTCGTATATTTCACAGACTGCAAAATTTGTTGAGAACTTTACACTTGGGGTGCCTCCGGAAACCTGGATTGAGAATACTTACAGGGCTTCTTCCCCGGAAAGTGCTGTGAATTTTGTTATTGAGCGCCTGCAGGAGCTTCTGGACGATTCTCTTAACAGCAATGACTTTTCACATGCTTCAGGCTGGGGAGACGTTCCGCTTTTTGCGGCTTTCGGTTCGGAACTGGTTGGAGAGACTCTGCTTGGCTTGCCAGTTAGCCTGAAACTTGACCGTTCAGGGGGCTATAAAGATCCTAACACAATCGGTTTTCTTTCTTATGGAGTTTTTTTCAAGCCTGAGAACGGGGATGGTTACGATCCGACAAGCCCCGCGGAAGACAAAGTTATTCCATCAGGCTATATGAACGGAAATTTGCAGCTTGAAAAATTTGATCACAGGAAGATTTCAGAAAATATCACTCATGCATTCTATATTGATGAAGAGGCAGACCGTCCTCCCTGGAATGGGGTTACAAACCCTGAGGATAATCCTGATGAAATCGATTATACCAGAGGTTCGGAAAGCCGTTACTCCTGGGTAAAGGCTCCTAATTATAGCGGCATTCCCTGTGAGGTCGGCCCGCTTGCCCGACTTCTGGTTATGGGAGAACCTCTTATTACGGGTCTTGCAAGAACTTTCCAGGAAAACGGCTACTCTCCTGCAAACAACTATACTCGTATGCTTGCAAGAATGCAGGAGATTCTGATAGTGATTCCCGAGCTGTTGAAATGGCTCAGTCAGGATCTTGAGGCAGGCGGAAAGGTTGCAGTACACACAGAACTTTCCATGGCAAGGGATTCCGAAGGAATGGGATTGTGGGAAGCCCCGCGTGGTGCCCTTGGGCACTGGGTAGCTACAGATTCGGATTCCATGACAACCCTGTACCAGGCTGTAGTTCCAAGCACTTGGAACCTTGCGCCGCGGAATGGGCAGGGGATTCCAGGCCCTGCTGAGCAGGCTCTTATAGGGACAAAGATTTCGGCTGCGGAAAATGCCCTTGGAGTGGATTATGCAAATCCACTGGGAATCCTGCATACGGCTCGTTCCTATGATCCCTGCCTTGCCTGTGCAATTCATACAATTGATATAACCGGAAAGAATCCTGATCACATTATCAGGGTAGTTTAA
- a CDS encoding cytochrome b — MVRSAERPASRRKVVERYTWLERVTHLVHLIAMFVLLITGFKIYAGWDFMSFDAARTWHMIAVPFFLVANWLLVPYNIFSCKGEKCSIRHRIEHFKESYIFGRADAERLIGTIKNFFGKGRYPAYTIYDERSEHYVTKLHPAMKILLVFESLSIFLVAVTGIVLYSLTWAPFGIPISEWILSVAWYFASLVNENGLALLRFLHLFAAYWFVLELIIHVGIIELDPNAWKYHKAIFWSGKEDLSDRHFVKVIEEGEQKGVAGEH; from the coding sequence ATGGTACGATCAGCCGAAAGACCCGCTTCCAGAAGAAAGGTTGTTGAGCGCTATACATGGCTTGAGAGGGTTACTCATCTGGTGCACCTTATTGCTATGTTTGTCCTGCTTATTACAGGATTCAAAATCTATGCCGGCTGGGATTTCATGTCCTTTGATGCAGCCAGAACCTGGCATATGATCGCTGTTCCCTTTTTCCTGGTTGCAAACTGGCTTCTGGTCCCTTATAACATATTTTCTTGCAAAGGAGAAAAATGTAGCATCAGGCACCGCATAGAGCATTTCAAAGAGTCTTACATATTCGGGAGAGCCGATGCAGAGCGCCTTATCGGTACAATCAAAAATTTCTTTGGAAAAGGCAGGTATCCGGCTTATACAATCTATGATGAGCGTAGCGAGCATTATGTTACGAAACTTCATCCCGCGATGAAGATTTTGCTTGTTTTCGAAAGCCTGTCAATTTTCCTGGTGGCAGTCACTGGGATTGTACTCTATAGTCTTACCTGGGCTCCGTTTGGAATTCCAATCTCAGAATGGATACTCTCTGTAGCCTGGTATTTTGCATCCCTGGTTAATGAAAACGGTCTGGCACTGCTCCGCTTTTTACACTTGTTTGCAGCCTACTGGTTTGTCCTTGAGCTTATAATCCATGTAGGAATAATTGAGCTTGATCCGAATGCCTGGAAATATCATAAGGCGATCTTCTGGTCCGGAAAAGAAGATCTCTCGGACAGACATTTTGTCAAAGTAATTGAGGAGGGTGAGCAAAAAGGAGTGGCAGGAGAGCACTGA
- the cgi121 gene encoding KEOPS complex subunit Cgi121, whose protein sequence is MQREIQVICGNVNIPKLSDFLKTINSIASENEVIIQGLNADLIAGERHLHYAVGKALRAIAAGRNIAKDPGIEIMRYASGERQIERSFSIGLHKGENNAVFVLFGKMDNLVLALSAIRKLILERPCSELLAYSNSKREKILSLFGISNAEIEASGEEHIPELVIERVALADFVK, encoded by the coding sequence ATGCAAAGGGAAATCCAGGTAATCTGCGGGAATGTAAATATCCCGAAGCTTTCTGACTTTCTAAAAACAATAAATTCGATAGCTTCCGAAAATGAAGTCATTATCCAGGGCTTAAATGCAGACCTGATTGCAGGTGAGAGGCATCTTCATTATGCAGTAGGAAAAGCTCTTAGGGCAATTGCTGCGGGCAGAAACATAGCGAAAGACCCCGGAATCGAGATTATGCGGTACGCATCCGGGGAAAGACAAATTGAGAGGAGTTTTTCGATAGGGTTGCATAAAGGGGAAAACAATGCTGTATTCGTACTGTTTGGAAAAATGGATAATCTGGTTCTCGCCCTCTCTGCAATCCGAAAACTGATTCTCGAAAGACCCTGTTCCGAACTGCTTGCTTATTCAAATTCCAAAAGGGAGAAAATTCTTTCCCTGTTCGGCATCAGTAATGCCGAAATAGAAGCCTCAGGGGAAGAACATATTCCTGAACTTGTTATTGAAAGAGTAGCACTGGCAGATTTTGTAAAGTGA
- the glpX gene encoding class II fructose-bisphosphatase — MSYPKTVERIIDRAGPIECELLPRLIQVTETAAIAAAYQMGRGNKNFADQVAVAAMRRMLNKLDMRGIIKIGEGERDEAPMLYIGEQVGTGKGNLEVDIAVDPLEGTNLTADGIPGSVSVMAMAERGGIFHGPDIYMDKIVVGPDVVRYEEEHPGETIDLDAPVRHNLEIVAKALERSVEELVVVILDRPRHVQKITEIREAGARVKLVSDGDLMPGVSTAIRGSGIHMVMGAGGSGEAVLTAAAIKILGGKILARLVLPTVANGKSQNMINQEIEEKMPRLEKMGITLENLKDVLDTNKLVPGNDVIFSATAVTPGHFLREVNLFGGGDARVHTISMGSSGAVKFTDSIYIRDKRDTPLYL; from the coding sequence ATATCGTATCCGAAGACCGTAGAAAGAATAATTGATCGTGCGGGACCAATTGAGTGTGAATTATTGCCCAGACTTATTCAGGTGACCGAAACTGCTGCCATTGCCGCAGCCTACCAGATGGGGCGCGGGAATAAAAATTTTGCTGATCAGGTAGCAGTCGCTGCTATGAGGAGGATGCTGAATAAGCTTGATATGAGAGGCATAATCAAGATAGGGGAAGGAGAAAGGGATGAAGCTCCCATGCTTTATATAGGGGAGCAGGTAGGCACAGGAAAGGGAAACCTGGAAGTCGATATTGCCGTCGACCCTCTTGAAGGAACGAACCTTACCGCAGATGGCATCCCTGGCTCGGTTTCAGTCATGGCAATGGCGGAAAGGGGGGGAATTTTCCACGGGCCTGACATTTACATGGATAAGATTGTTGTCGGACCGGATGTGGTGCGATATGAAGAAGAACATCCCGGTGAAACAATTGATCTGGATGCTCCTGTCAGACATAACCTGGAGATTGTCGCAAAAGCCCTTGAGAGAAGTGTTGAAGAACTCGTTGTTGTAATTCTTGACCGGCCAAGACATGTCCAGAAAATAACCGAGATTCGGGAGGCTGGAGCCCGTGTAAAGCTGGTCAGTGATGGAGACCTTATGCCTGGGGTTTCGACTGCAATCCGTGGGTCAGGCATTCATATGGTAATGGGTGCAGGCGGCTCAGGCGAAGCTGTACTTACAGCTGCTGCGATCAAGATCCTTGGCGGAAAGATTCTGGCAAGGCTTGTGCTTCCCACGGTTGCAAATGGAAAGTCTCAGAATATGATCAATCAGGAAATCGAGGAAAAAATGCCCAGGCTTGAAAAAATGGGAATTACTCTTGAAAACCTCAAGGATGTGCTTGACACAAATAAACTTGTACCCGGGAACGACGTTATCTTTTCAGCAACAGCCGTAACTCCAGGCCATTTTCTGCGTGAAGTCAATCTGTTTGGTGGTGGAGATGCAAGAGTGCATACGATTTCCATGGGTTCATCCGGAGCTGTCAAGTTTACAGACAGCATCTATATAAGGGATAAGCGGGACACTCCTCTCTACCTGTAA
- a CDS encoding tRNA (N(6)-L-threonylcarbamoyladenosine(37)-C(2))-methylthiotransferase codes for MKVYLESFGCSASQASAEIMKASIERLGHELLSPGTADQAEIYICNSCTVKYTTEQKILYKLRRMGERGVQVIVSGCMPEVQLEDILHANPEAHILGVNAISRLGELLSSLEQRKKRGLSGGTRLELRTSEPLGFLNVPRERSNPNIHICQISQGCNFACSYCIVKYARGKLHSFPPDEIVEDIRAAVADGCREIWLTSQDDSQYGMDTGVKLPELLRMISEIPGDFKVRIGMMNPFSVLPILDDLVDAFDSDKIFKLLHLPIQSASHSVLKRMNRLHKMDTVDTIIKKFRARFEDLSLFTDIIVGFCDETDEDFRETVEWIQKYRPEKVNISRYSPRPHTKAFSFRNLDSRISVKRSHDLHKICEQIKLESKQAMVGWKGRTFVSKYTETGDVLTRTDSYRPVVIRGSNLKPGQYVDVEIVAAKPGYFLGKLVDN; via the coding sequence ATGAAGGTCTATCTTGAAAGTTTTGGCTGCTCGGCAAGCCAGGCATCAGCCGAGATCATGAAGGCAAGCATTGAAAGGCTCGGGCATGAGCTATTGAGTCCGGGCACTGCCGACCAGGCAGAGATCTACATCTGTAACTCCTGTACAGTAAAATACACTACAGAACAAAAGATACTCTACAAGCTCCGCAGGATGGGTGAACGAGGCGTGCAGGTAATCGTTTCCGGGTGCATGCCCGAGGTGCAGCTTGAAGATATTCTCCACGCAAATCCCGAAGCCCATATCCTGGGAGTAAATGCGATTTCCCGGCTTGGCGAGCTTCTTTCCTCACTTGAGCAGAGAAAAAAGAGAGGTCTGTCAGGAGGAACACGTCTTGAGCTCAGGACTTCCGAACCCCTGGGTTTTCTCAATGTTCCACGCGAGCGTTCCAATCCGAATATTCATATCTGCCAGATCTCCCAGGGCTGCAATTTCGCCTGCTCTTACTGCATTGTAAAATATGCAAGGGGCAAATTGCATTCTTTTCCACCGGATGAGATTGTGGAAGACATTCGCGCAGCTGTTGCAGACGGATGCAGGGAAATCTGGCTTACTTCCCAGGACGACAGCCAGTACGGAATGGATACGGGTGTCAAACTTCCGGAGCTCCTGCGCATGATCTCGGAAATTCCCGGAGACTTCAAAGTGAGGATAGGTATGATGAATCCCTTCTCTGTCCTTCCTATTCTCGATGATCTTGTAGATGCTTTTGACTCAGACAAAATTTTCAAACTCCTTCACCTCCCTATTCAGTCTGCTTCCCACTCAGTCCTGAAGAGAATGAACCGCTTGCATAAAATGGACACCGTGGATACTATCATAAAAAAGTTCCGTGCCCGTTTCGAAGACCTTTCTCTTTTCACCGACATAATCGTTGGCTTTTGCGATGAAACTGATGAAGACTTCAGGGAGACTGTCGAATGGATACAGAAATACCGCCCTGAAAAGGTCAATATTTCAAGATATTCTCCTCGCCCGCACACGAAAGCTTTTTCCTTCAGGAACCTCGATTCCCGGATTTCGGTCAAGCGTTCTCACGATTTACACAAAATCTGTGAGCAGATCAAACTTGAATCAAAGCAGGCTATGGTAGGCTGGAAAGGCCGGACTTTTGTCTCTAAATATACGGAAACAGGGGATGTTCTCACCCGCACGGATTCCTACCGTCCTGTCGTGATAAGAGGCTCGAACCTGAAACCCGGTCAATATGTTGATGTGGAAATCGTTGCTGCAAAGCCCGGTTATTTCCTCGGCAAACTGGTTGACAATTGA